A region from the Rosa rugosa chromosome 6, drRosRugo1.1, whole genome shotgun sequence genome encodes:
- the LOC133713693 gene encoding expansin-B15-like: MALVVPRSLPIYALVTLFLVLLNLNPSSCVNPKLLNVSRLQSDSNWEAALSTTRSYSEWAPAVATWYGDPEGGGTNGGACAYANDVYQPPFSKLVSAGGASLFKSGKGCGACYEVKCTGYAACSGNPVTVVITDNCPGGPCASNAVHFDLSGHAFGAMANSGEESQLRNAGVLHVQHRRVACVYPGVDITFRVDSGSNPYYLAVVVEYAAGPGALSAVELKQGQGDSVWLPMQQSWGAVWKFNSGSQLQGPLSIRIAADSGQTLVVNDVIPAGWQPGQIYRSVVNF, from the exons ATGGCTCTTGTTGTTCCACGCTCGTTGCCTATCTATGCTCTTGTGACATTGTTTTTAGTTCTACTAAACCTAAACCCAAGTTCTTGCGTCAACCCCAAACTATTGAATGTCTCAAGGCTTCAGTCTGACTCGAACTGGGAAGCGGCTCTCTCAACAACTCGGTCTTATTCGGAGTGGGCACCCGCTGTTGCAACATGGTATGGAGACCCTGAGGGTGGTGGGACTAATG GAGGTGCATGTGCTTATGCCAATGATGTATATCAGCCTCCGTTTTCTAAATTGGTTTCTGCCGGAGGGGCCTCGTTGTTCAAATCAGGGAAAGGATGTGGAGCTTGTTATGAG GTCAAGTGCACCGGTTATGCTGCGTGCTCGGGGAATCCTGTGACTGTTGTTATAACCGATAACTGCCCTGGAGGTCCGTGCGCTTCTAATGCTGTTCATTTTGATTTGAGTGGCCATGCTTTTGGAGCCATGGCCAATTCTGGCGAAGAATCTCAACTACGGAATGCTGGAGTCCTTCACGTTCAGCATAGAAG AGTGGCGTGCGTTTATCCTGGTGTGGACATAACCTTCAGAGTGGACTCGGGTTCAAACCCTTACTATCTCGCTGTTGTAGTAGAATATGCAGCTGGACCTGGTGCCCTATCTGCAGTCGAGCTTAAACAAGGTCAAGGTGACTCAGTCTGGCTTCCCATGCAGCAATCTTGGGGTGCAGTTTGGAAATTTAACTCCGGCTCACAGTTGCAGGGACCGTTATCTATTAGAATAGCTGCAGATTCCGGCCAAACCCTAGTTGTAAATGATGTGATTCCGGCTGGCTGGCAGCCCGGTCAAATTTATCGCTCGGTTGTGAACTTTTAG